The Lytechinus pictus isolate F3 Inbred chromosome 17, Lp3.0, whole genome shotgun sequence genome contains a region encoding:
- the LOC129255643 gene encoding uncharacterized protein LOC129255643, with product MRLLLGAEHKFLQNFECQIDKKCRRNCCCFEFNFTSPVKYTFPVLLVEAAAAKDDANLHDVASGVLSRLQSLFKEGNDSLFLIRDVTDTAEDMEKEGDASDSPKLIIQGDPFDSAKSQWMVMVESRVIGHSSSTTEGFLCGVAYLFATYYNLNLEYPSTAAATLEFIQRCLLGISPDGSKCHASKSHCNAKVVSFVRRFADFQWL from the exons ATGCGCCTCTTACTCGGCGCGGAGCATAAATTCTTGCAAAATTTCGAGTGTCAGATCGATAAGAAGTGCCGTCGGAACTGCTGTTGTTTTGAATTCAACTTTACGTCTCCGGTCAAGTACACATTCCCTG TACTTCTCGTGGAAGCTGCGGCTGCAAAAGATGATGCAAACCTGCATGATGTAGCATCTGGTGTGCTGAGTAGGTTGCAGAGCCTGTTTAAAGAAGGGAATGACTCCCTTTTCCTCATCCGTGAT GTTACAGATACTGCTGAGGACatggagaaagagggagatgcATCTGATTCACCCAAACTCATAATCCAAG gAGATCCATTTGACTCGGCCAAGTCCCAGTGGATGGTCATGGTTGAAAGCAGAGTTATTGGCCATTCATCATCAACAACTGAAGGCTTTCTTTGTGGGGTGGCATACCTTTTTGCCACCTATTACAACCTCAATTTGGAATATCCAAGCACGGCTGCAGCAACACTGGAGTTCATTCAGAG ATGTCTCCTCGGAATAAGCCCTGATGGGTCGAAGTGCCATGCGTCGAAGAGTCACTGCAACGCGAAAGTAGTGTCATTTGTGCGTCGGTTTGCTGATTTCCAGTGGCTTTAA
- the LOC129280509 gene encoding carbohydrate sulfotransferase 14-like codes for MRKKNLTYKHPEPRSFEEATDYANMMVEQKRRLELINKACSAANISRQIDIDQNGGVFKNVGHLLVDDKYKILFGFIPKVGCTTWKGVINRLRSTHKGHLAEVGTLRKFKDNHTEIYYRIQNYRKVLFVREPITRMLSGYLSKLKNFKNLQRVWEQYIGANIVRRYRGYDHAERYRDKTNKPFMNITLSEYIQYITDKGTKIVMEELNDHWLPLHVVSNPCQISYDFIGHYENLAIEGPFVLKWLGVDHLVPFPQVHESHASNEMIKEYSQVSLSLLKRISEYYAFDYKAFGYHVNDTLSILMKGIFDEEEDVL; via the exons atgcgtaag aaAAACCTAACCTACAAGCATCCCGAACCAAGATCATTTGAGGAAGCAACTGATTACGCTAACATGATGGTAGAACAGAAACGACGTCTAGAACTTATCAACAAAGCATGTTCAGCAGCTAATATATCACGTCAAATCGATATAGACCAAAATGGCGGTGTGTTCAAGAATGTTGGACATCTCTTAGTAGATGACAAGTATAAGATCCTTTTTGGTTTCATTCCAAAGGTTGGGTGTACCACATGGAAAGGCGTCATTAATAGGCTTCGATCCACACATAAAGGCCATTTAGCAGAAGTAGGGACTCTCAGAAAATTCAAAGACAATCATACTGAAATCTACTATCGTATTCAAAATTACAGAAAGGTTTTATTTGTCCGAGAACCTATTACTCGTATGTTATCGGGCTACCTCAGTAAGTTAAAGAATTTTAAGAATCTCCAAAGGGTGTGGGAACAGTACATAGGAGCAAATATCGTGAGAAGGTACCGAGGATATGACCATGCGGAAAGATATAgagataaaacaaataaaccGTTTATGAATATCACTCTATCAGAGTATATTCAATATATTACAGATAAAGGTACCAAAATCGTAATGGAAGAACTCAACGATCATTGGCTTCCGCTTCATGTTGTGTCGAACCCATGTCAAATTTCCTATGATTTTATTGGTCACTATGAGAATTTAGCGATTGAAGGCCCTTTTGTTCTGAAATGGCTCGGTGTAGATCACTTGGTACCATTCCCTCAAGTTCATGAGTCCCATGCCTCTAATGAAATGATTAAAGAGTATTCACAAGTGTCTCTAAGTTTACTTAAGAGAATATCAGAATATTATGCGTTTGATTACAAAGCatttggatatcatgtcaacGACACACtgtcaattttgatgaaaggtATATTCGATGAGGAAGAAGATGTCTTGTAA